In the genome of Sander vitreus isolate 19-12246 chromosome 13, sanVit1, whole genome shotgun sequence, one region contains:
- the ubtd2 gene encoding ubiquitin domain-containing protein 2, with protein MGGCVGSHHDSSGSLNENSDGTGVALGRNQPLKRERPKWKSDYPMTEGQLRSKRDEFWDTAPAFEGRKEIWDALRAAASAFESNDHLLAQAILDGASITLPHGALTECYDELGNRYQLPVYCLSPPVNMIEERSDEPDGSDPDSGAADPSTGSASDAGSGGECQLRLRLSTGRDLRLAVRSTDTVGMMKRRLHSQEGVPAATQRWFFSGRPLTDRLRLDQLNISRDYVVQVILSQPPQPEPASTPGHTPEASGPVAALPQEPTPVEN; from the exons ATGGGTGGCTGTGTCGGGAGCCACCACGACTCCTCGGGCAGCTTAAACGAGAACTCGGACGGCACAGGAG TGGCTCTAGGGCGTAACCAGCCCCTGAAGAGAGAGCGGCCTAAATGGAAAAGTGACTACCCGATGACTGAAGGCCAGCTGCGCAGCAAGAGAGATGAGTTCTGGGATACAGCGCCAGCATTTGAGGGCCGGAAGGAGATCTGGGATGCGCTGCGGGCTGCGGCCAGCGCATTTGAGAGCAATGACCACCTGCTGGCTCAGGCCATCCTTGACGGGGCCAGCATCACACTGCCGCACG GAGCTCTGACTGAATGTTATGATGAATTGGGGAATCGATACCAGCTGCCAGTCTactgcctctctcctcctgtcaACATGATTGAAGAGCGCTCTGACGAGCCTGATGGTTCCGATCCAGACTCGGGGGCCGCAGACCCGTCCACAGGCAGCGCCAGCGACGCCGGCTCAGGGGGGGAGTGCCAGCTTCGGCTCCGGCTCTCCACGGGTCGCGACCTCCGGCTGGCGGTCCGTTCCACAGACACAGTGGGCATGATGAAGCGCCGTCTACATAGTCAAGAGGGTGTGCCTGCCGCAACCCAACGCTGGTTTTTCTCAGGTCGGCCACTGACAGACAGGCTGCGCTTGGACCAACTCAACATCTCCAGGGACTATGTAGTGCAGGTTATCCTCAGCCAGCCGCCACAGCCTGAGCCGGCGTCAACACCAGGACACACACCAGAAGCCTCTGGGCCAGTGGCAGCACTGCCGCAAGAGCCTACACCGGTGGAGAATTAA